A genome region from Erigeron canadensis isolate Cc75 chromosome 3, C_canadensis_v1, whole genome shotgun sequence includes the following:
- the LOC122592162 gene encoding ferric reduction oxidase 2-like, whose product MAVAAWWVMVASGGRGGRGGDGSSGDDGTNGAIGGEMTMMIKGIAVLVFIGYLFLWVITPTYVYKQKWLVKIRAHTTSTYFGPQGTTMLLYTFPVLFIAVVGCVYLHFKKKANQNRDEGEKGATNENLSMWRRPMIIKGLGIVSKIELAFFFMFIALLVWSFVTYLHVGFAKITPQSAAKKGEQVWQSKLDSAALRLGLVGNLCLAFLFFPVARGSSILSLFGLTSEASVKYHIWLGHIVMTLFSAHGFCYILYWIVTNQTSEMLKWAKTDISNVAGELSLVAGLILWATTFPKIRRKMFEVFFYTHHLYILFVVFFVFHVGISYASIMLPGFYLFLIDRFLRFLQSKGNIRLISTRVLPCETLELNFSKSQVLNYTPTSIMFINVPSISKAQWHPFTISSSSNLEPGSLSVMIKGEGSWSKKLYQMLSSPNPVDRLDVCIEGPYGPVSTNFLRHDMLVMVSGGSGITPFISIFRELVYTTETLKRKAPKILLISAFKDSTDLTMLELLLPASGVPIELSKLDVQIEAYVTREKQPMTTEKNTVSSIWLKPNPSDAPITPILGQNGWLWLGAIISCSFVLFLLSMGLLTQFYIYPIDKNTNKVFPLGSRAVLNMLLMCASIMLTCCIGFWWNKKKNAMDSKQIQNMEGATPISSPNSAFYNADRELESVPQQSLHLSTNVHFGERPDLKRMLFEQKESSVGVLVCGPKKMRHEVANICSSGLASNLHFESISFSW is encoded by the exons atggcggtggcAGCGTGGTGGGTGATGGTGGCGAGCGGCGGTAGAGGCGGTAGAGGTGGCGACGGCAGTAGTGGCGATGATGGAACCAACGGTGCGATTGGTGGCG aaatgacgatgatgataaAAGGGATAGCAGTGTTGGTGTTTATAGGCTACCTTTTCCTATGGGTGATCACACCAACCTACGTCTATAAGCAAAAATGGCTGGTCAAGATTCGAGCCCACACAACTTCTACTTACTTTGGCCCTCaag GGACAACGATGTTGCTCTACACATTCCCGGTTCTGTTCATAGCCGTGGTGGGGTGTGTATATCtccatttcaagaaaaaggcTAATCAAAACCGTGATGAAGg tgaaAAAGGAGCAACAAACGAAAACTTGAGTATGTGGAGAAGGCCAATGATCATCAAAGGACTAGGAATTGTCTCCAAAATCGAGCTCGCTTTCTTTTTCATGTTCATCGCTCTCCTTGTCTGGTCTTTTGTGACTTACCTACACGTCGGTTTTGCCAAGATTACCCCTCAATCCGCCGCAAAAAAAGGAGAGCAAGT ttGGCAATCAAAGTTGGATTCAGCGGCTCTACGGTTAGGCCTAGTTGGCAACTTGTGTCTAGCTTTTCTGTTTTTCCCGGTGGCAAGGGGATCGTCGATATTGTCCTTGTTTGGGCTGACATCGGAGGCGAGCGTCAAGTATCACATATGGCTGGGCCATATTGTAATGACCCTCTTCTCTGCTCATGGCTTTTGTTACATTCTCTACTGGATCGTAACTAACCAGACTTCAGAG ATGTTGAAATGGGCCAAAACGGATATATCAAACGTAGCTGGAGAGTTGTCTTTGGTAGCAGGGCTGATTTTGTGGGCCACAACATTTCCTAAAATAAGGCGAAAGATGTTTGAAGTCTTCTTCTACACTCACCACTTGTACATCCTCTTTGTCGTCTTCTTTGTGTTCCACGTTGGCATTTCTTATGCCTCCATCATGCTTCCTGGATTCTACCTCTTCTTGATTGATCGATTCTTAAGATTCTTGCAATCAAAGGGGAATATCCGTTTGATTTCTACACGCGTCCTCCCATGTGAAACCCTCGAGCTCAACTTCTCCAAGAGCCAAG ttttgaaTTATACGCCAACAAGCATCATGTTTATCAATGtcccaagcatttcaaaggcTCAGTGGCATCCATTCACAATTAGTTCAAGCAGCAATTTAGAGCCTGGGAGCCTAAGTGTTATGATCAAAGGCGAAGGAAGTTGGTCTAAGAAGCTCTACCAAATGTTATCATCCCCAAATCCTGTCGATCggcttgatgtatgcattgaaGGACCGTATGGCCCCGTCTCTACTAATTTCCTAAG GCACGATATGCTAGTGATGGTGAGCGGAGGAAGTGGCATAACTCCATTTATTTCAATATTTAGGGAACTTGTTTACACCACAGAAACCTTAAAGCGTAAAGCTCCCAAAATTCTCTTGATAAGTGCCTTTAAAGACTCTACTGATCTCACCATGCTAGAATTGCTCTTGCCGGCATCCGGTGTACCTATAGAGTTGTCAAAACTGGATGTACAAATTGAGGCCTATGTGACAAGAGAGAAGCAACCCATGACAACCGAGAAGAACACCGTGAGCAGCATATGGCTCAAGCCAAATCCATCTGATGCGCCTATAACTCCGATTTTAGGACAAAATGGATGGTTATGGCTTGGTGCAATCATATCATGTTCTTTCGTTCTTTTCCTTCTGTCTATGGGACTTTTAACGCAATTCTACATCTACCCTATTGATAAAAACACCAACAAGGTGTTTCCCTTAGGGTCGAGGGCAGTGCTAAATATGTTGCTAATGTGTGCATCCATAATGCTAACATGTTGTATCGGATTTTGGtggaacaaaaagaaaaatgcaATGGATTCGAAGCAAATTCAAAACATGGAGGGAGCCACACCCATTAGCTCACCAAATTCAGCGTTCTATAACGCGGATAGAGAGCTTGAAAGTGTCCCCCAACAATCACTCCATCTATCCACAAATGTGCATTTTGGTGAAAGGCCGGATCTTAAGA GAATGTTGTTTGAGCAAAAAGAGTCTAGTGTTGGAGTTCTGGTATGTGGGCCAAAGAAGATGAGGCATGAGGTTGCAAACATATGTTCATCAGGCTTGGCTTCCAACTTGCATTTCGAGTCCATAAGTTTTAGTTGGTGA
- the LOC122592829 gene encoding probable serine/threonine-protein kinase At1g01540 has protein sequence MSIYDKAFMNSELSKPTSIFGLRLWVVVGIFVGVIIVLVLFLLSVCITSRRRRHHSKNETPTKEIQEIVYHHHDPSDHRMAVPEIQIDIGKAEHRVVFSDRQSSGESRATSGNNDTASFGGGGGGGGGGNSALPQVSHLGWGRWYTLRELEAATNGLDDDNVIGEGGYGIVYSGVLADNTRVAVKNLLNNRGQAEREFKVEVDAIGRVRHKNLVRLLGYCVEGAYRMLVYEYVDNGNLDQWLHGDVGDVSPLTWSIRMNIIQGTAKGLAYLHEGLEPKVVHRDIKSSNILLDRQWNSKVSDFGLAKLLGSDISYVTTRVMGTFGYVAPEYACTGMLTEKSDVYSFGILIMEIITGRNPVDYGRPQGEVNLVEWLKTMVGNRKADEVVDPKLPEMPSSKALKRILLVALRCVDPDAQKRPKMGHVLHMLEADDLLFPPERREPSRPNHDYKGDNARLNDKQSGDRYSDASEGGDSSRNHTWR, from the exons ATGTCTATATACGATAAAGCATTTATGAACAGCGAGTTATCAAAACCAACATCAATATTCGGTCTCCGGCTATGGGTGGTCGTCGGAATCTTCGTCGGAGTGATAATAGTATTAGTCCTGTTTCTTCTTTCCGTCTGCATAACTTCACGGAGGCGCCGCCACCATTCCAAAAACGAAACCCCAACAAAAGAGATACAAGAAATAGTGTATCACCACCATGATCCGTCGGATCACCGGATGGCGGTGCCGGAGATACAGATAGATATAGGCAAAGCTGAACACCGTGTAGTGTTCTCTGATCGGCAGTCTAGTGGTGAAAGTAGAGCTACTAGTGGTAATAACGATACGGCGTCGtttggtggcggtggcggtggtggcggtggcggaaATTCAGCTTTGCCGCAGGTGTCGCATTTAGGGTGGGGGAGATGGTATACTTTACGTGAGCTTGAAGCCGCCACGAATGGATTGGATGATGACAATGTGATTGGGGAAGGAGGGTATGGAATTGTTTATAGTGGTGTGTTGGCGGATAATACCCGCGTGGCGGTTAAGAATTTGTTGAATAATAG GGGACAAGCTGAAAGGGAGTTTAAAGTGGAGGTAGATGCAATTGGGCGTGTTCGTCACAAGAATCTTGTGCGTTTGCTTGGATATTGTGTTGAAGGAGCCTATAG GATGCTAGTATATGAATATGTGGATAATGGGAATTTGGACCAGTGGCTTCATGGGGATGTTGGGGATGTTAGTCCGTTAACTTGGAGTATTCGTATGAATATCATTCAGGGTACTGCAAAGGG TTTGGCATATCTTCATGAGGGTCTTGAACCAAAGGTAGTCCATCGGGATATTAAGTCCAGCAATATATTGCTTGATCGTCAATGGAATTCTAAAGTTTCTGACTTTGGGCTTGCTAAGCTGTTGGGATCAGATATAAGTTACGTTACAACTCGTGTGATGGGAACTTTTGG CTATGTTGCACCAGAGTATGCTTGCACAGGCATGTTGACTGAGAAGAGTGATGTATATAGCTTTGGAATACTTATCATGGAGATAATTACAGGGAGAAATCCTGTTGATTATGGTCGACCACAAGGAGAG GTGAACTTAGTAGAGTGGTTGAAAACAATGGTTGGAAATCGTAAAGCTGATGAGGTGGTTGATCCGAAGCTTCCTGAAATGCCATCTTCAAAGGCATTAAAACGTATACTCTTGGTGGCTCTTCGATGTGTAGATCCAGATGCCCAAAAAAGGCCCAAAATGGGGCATGTACTTCACATGCTTGAAGCCGATGACCTACTGTTTCCCCCT GAAAGAAGAGAACCTTCCCGTCCCAATCATGATTATAAAGGCGACAATGCTAGATTAAACGATAAACAATCTGGTGATAGGTATTCTGATGCAAGTGAAGGGGGTGATAGCAGCAGGAATCATACATGGAGATAG